In the Parasteatoda tepidariorum isolate YZ-2023 chromosome 3, CAS_Ptep_4.0, whole genome shotgun sequence genome, one interval contains:
- the LOC107437152 gene encoding RNA polymerase II subunit A C-terminal domain phosphatase, translating into MATSLHVYKYDGMKSFHLSKWKIRVGHQLYYNSTILSYKQNEGVKSDITEPLLKYKSNIGGTVTELLVSEGDIVESGMPLLKVKPCSHPVIMKDLCAECGTDLRNLDRDNFENVTAAATFSMVHVVPELKVSYEQAEKLSQDDEDRLLKNEKLVLLVDLDQTLIHTTNDNIPETMEVDAHFQLYGQHSPWYHTKLRPGTQSFLEKISRFYELHICTFGARLYAHRIAQILDPKGKYFSHRILSRDECFDPTSKTANLKALFPKGDHMVCIIDDREDVWNFAPNVIRVKPYTFFRNTGDINAPPIPLDPKEASSPNLNETNAVLVEKSVKPDPTEASSANLNETNAVLVEKSVKPDPTEASSTNLNETNAVLVEKSVKSEEANVSSDNKPVTSKETSETNDSGLKETNNSESISNKIENPETSCDKESSAETLKEVKEVVLAETQDSKENSCAENKKDDIAQKENSSNIQKDNNVPSATNVNNCDSNSEKKTDGGEGKEETPLNIVETDDYLLYLEEILISVHKSYYNLYKKRKEIKDNSIPDLKKVVPDVRKKILRKVNIVFSSIVPTNCDAERHHFWLLAESLGATVSRNLVLDSSHKRTTHLIALKSNTSKVNTARQHKDIWVLTLDWLLCCEERWERADERLFILPKDATESENSEILLRKHNRLKRPFSSEKKQGKSEEDKFSERVFAEAGLALSQDEIDDMDREIEQACSEESEDSQDSKASSESSSSVESLSSGDYPKGWKRRRKCDAIDEQIMLNAVNSESSDVDTIGSVDEEMAEAVKREFQDF; encoded by the exons ATGGCTACCTCTTTGCATGTTTACAAATATGATGGAAtgaaatcatttcatttatCTAAATGGAAAATAAGAGTAGGACATCAATTGTATTACAATTCTACAATATTAAGTTACAAACAAAATGAAGGCGTGAAATCCGATATAACAGAACCACTTCTTAAGTACAAATCCAATATTGGTGGAACTGTGACTGAACTTCTAGTTTCTGAAGGAGATATTGTGGAATCAgg gATGCCTCTTTTGAAAGTAAAGCCATGTTCTCATCCTGTAATTATGAAAGATTTATGTGCTGAATGTGGAACTGACTTAAGGAA tctTGATCGAGACAACTTTGAGAATGTAACTGCTGCTGCAACATTTAGCATGGTTCATGTTGTACctgaattaaaagtttcttaCGAG caagCAGAAAAACTTTCTCAAGATGATGAAGATAGGttgttgaaaaatgaaaaacttgtaCTCTTAGTAGATCTTGATCAGACATTAATTCACACAACTAATGATAATATTCCAGAAACAATGGAg gTTGATGCACACTTTCAACTTTATGGCCAGCATTCCCCATGGTACCACACAAAATTACGCCCTGGAACACAAAGCTTCCTTGAAAAGATCTCAAGATTTTATGAACTTCACATCTGTACTTTTGGTGCTAGGTTATATGCTCATAGAATTGctcaaatacttgatccaaaaggaaaatatttctccCACCGTATTCTTTCTAGAGATGAGTGTTTTGATCCTACATCCAAAACAGCTAACTTAAA agCATTGTTTCCAAAAGGAGATCACATGGTTTGTATCATTGATGATAGAGAAGATGTATGGAATTTTGCACCCAATGTAATTCGCGTTAAACCttatacttttttcagaaaCACTGGTGATATCAATGCTCCTCCAATTCCTTTAGATCCCAAAGAGGCTTCAAGtccaaatttaaatgaaactaatgcAGTTTTAGTAGAGAAATCAGTAAAACCAGATCCGACAGAGGCTTCAAgtgcaaatttaaatgaaactaatgcAGTTTTAGTAGAGAAATCAGTAAAGCCAGATCCCACAGAGGCTTCAagtacaaatttaaatgaaactaacgCAGTTTTAGTAGAGAAATCAGTAAAGTCAGAAGAAGCAAATGTCTCATCGGATAACAAACCTGTGACATCAAAAGAAACATCAGAAACTAATGATTCGGGCTTAAAAGAAACGAATAATTCAGAaagcatttcaaacaaaattgaaaatccCGAAACGTCATGTGATAAAGAGAGTAGTGCTGAAACTCTTAAAGAAGTCAAAGAAGTAGTCTTGGCAGAAACACAAGATTCTAAAGAAAACTCATgtgcagaaaataaaaaggatgATATTgctcaaaaagaaaatagttcaaatataCAAAAGGATAATAATGTGCCTAGTGCTACTAATGTAAACAATTGTGACTCTAATTCAGAAAAGAAGACAGATGGAGGTGAAGGAAAAGAGGAGACACCTTTGAACATTGTTGAGACTGATGATTATTTGTTGTATTTGGAAGAAATTCTGATCTCTGTACATAAATCTTATTACAATCTTTATAAGAAGCGAAAAGAAATCAAAGACAACTCCATTCCagacttaaaaaaagttgtccCGGATGTCCGCAAAAAAATTCTCAGGAAAGTAAATATTGTGTTTAGTAGTATTGTGCCCACAAACTGTGATGCCGAACGTCATCATTTTTGGCTGTTGGCGGAATCGTTAGGTGCCACTGTTTCCAGGAACTTAGTTCTAGACTCGTCACACAAACGAACTACTCATCTCATCGCCCTTAAATCTAATACATCCAAAGTAAATACTGCCAGACAACACAAAGACATTTGGGTTTTGACTCTTGATTGGCTTCTGTGCTGCGAAGAAAGATGGGAGCGTGCTGACGAAAGACTTTTTATTCTCCCGAAGGATGCTACCGAAAGCGAAAACAGCGAAATCCTGCTCCGCAAACATAATCGTCTGAAAAGACCTTTCAGTTCTGAAAAAAAGCAAGGAAAGTCTGAAGaagataaattttctgaaagagTATTTGCGGAAGCCGGTTTAGCATTATCGCAAGATGAAATTGACGACATGGATCGAGAGATTGAGCAAGCTTGTAGTGAGGAATCAGAAGACAGTCAGGACTCCAAAGCATCTTCAGAATCCTCCTCCTCCGTTGAATCTCTTTCTTCTGGAGATTACCCTAAGGGATGGAAAAGGCGGCGTAAGTGTGACGCAATAGACGAACAAATTATGCTTAATGCTGTTAATAGTGAAAGCAGTGATGTAGATACCATAGGATCTGTTGATGAAGAAATGGCGGAAGCTGTTAAGCGAGAATTTCAAGATTTCTAG